One Rosa chinensis cultivar Old Blush chromosome 3, RchiOBHm-V2, whole genome shotgun sequence DNA window includes the following coding sequences:
- the LOC112193361 gene encoding histone acetyltransferase TAP1, translating to MPTTLRALASYPLCPIASFDLGRQVSNKLLFPCNLSHSLIEGSRIHKTYRLKAGFWESIKSGILSNNTTQVVEPPSTLPEEEEPLPEELVLIEKTEPDGTVEEIIFSSGGDVDVYDLQALCDKVGWPRRPLSKLAAALKNSYMVATLHSVRKSPGSDGNDQKKLIGLARATSDHAFNATIWDVLVDPSYQGQGLGKALVEKIIRALLQRDIGNISLFADSQVVDFYQNLGFEADPEGIKGMFWYPKF from the exons ATGCCCACTACACTCAGAGCCTTAGCTTCCTATCCTCT GTGCCCTATTGCTTCGTTTGATTTGGGTCGTCAAGTATCGAATAAGTTATTGTTTCCTTGCAATTTAAGCCACAGCCTTATTGAAG GAAGCAGAATTCATAAGACATATCGACTCAAGGCTGGCTTTTGGGAATCGATTAAATCTGG TATCTTAAGCAACAACACAACACAAGTAGTGGAACCACCATCCACACTTCCAGAAGAGGAAGAACCCCTTCCTGAAGAGTTAGTTCTCATTGAAAAGACCGAACCAGACGGAACAGTTGAAGAAATAATATTTTCTTCTGGTGGAGATGTTGATGTGTATGATCTTCAAGCCCTCTGTGATAAG GTAGGCTGGCCTCGCAGGCCACTCTCAAAACTGGCTGCAGCTTTGAAAAATAGCTACATGGTAGCCACATTACATTCGGTTCGGAAATCGCCTGGATCAG ACGGGAATGACCAGAAGAAGCTAATTGGCTTGGCGCGAGCTACATCTGACCATGCGTTCAATGCCACAATTTGGGACGTCCTAGTTGATCCTAGCTATCAG GGACAAGGCCTTGGAAAGGCCCTTGTTGAAAAGATTATAAGGGCTCTTCTGCAGAGGGACATTGGCAATATTTCACTTTTTGCAGATAGTCAAG TCGTGGACTTCTATCAAAATTTGGGTTTTGAAGCTGACCCAGAGGGCATCAAAGGCATGTTTTGGTACCCAAAGTTTTAG